One window of the Nicotiana tabacum cultivar K326 chromosome 4, ASM71507v2, whole genome shotgun sequence genome contains the following:
- the LOC107806290 gene encoding uncharacterized protein LOC107806290, whose amino-acid sequence MKKNPKDIVSILDELSEDANQWPAEGNLVQQEEIRGDNNGLCSAILLNEIPQMCGDPGSFTIPCLLGSEKFDKDLCDSGASINTMPLFVFKKLEGELGMIKSIPVSLQMAEQTTMLPERIIEDILVRVDKFVFHVDFIMVDMEVNKEVLLILGRPFLFTGRVILDIYEGQLMLRVGNDKVLAENYKFDKLVGNSLQRCITQSSTMEDDDPEIKKEAEALEIEDQFVDEEELKKEASKTSVELKVLPTHLKYVFIETNNISVIIFAYLTGAQEQTMMEMLRK is encoded by the exons ATGAAGAAAAATCCAAAGGACATTGTCTCAATCCTTGATGAATTATCTGAGGATGCTAACCAATGGCCTGCTGAGG gaAATCTTGTCCAACAAGAGGAAATTAGAGGAGACAACAATGGTCTCTGCAGTGCCATATTACTAAATGAAATTCCTCAAATGTGTGGGGACCCAGGAAGTTTCACCATACCCTGCTTGTTGGGGAGTGAGAAATTCGACAAGGACCTCTGTGATTCTGGTGCTTCTATAAATACAATGCCTTTGTTTGTGTTCAAGAAACTGGAAGGTGAGCTTGGAATGATCAAATCAATACCAGTGTCCCTACAAATGGCTGAGCAGACCACCATGTTGCCTGAAAGAATTATCGAGGATATTCTAGTACGGGTGGACAAGTTTGTGTTCCATGTAGATTTTATTATGGTAGATATGGAAGTGAACAAGGAGGTTCTTCTAATTCTAGGGAGGCCTTTTCTATTTACAGGCAGAGTAATCCTTGATATCTACGAGGGGCAACTTATGCTTAGAGTGGGGAACGACAAAGTG TTGGCTGAAAATTATAAGTTTGACAAGCTTGTGGGGAATAGTCTTCAGAGGTGTATTACTCAGTCTAGCACAATGGAGGACGATGATCCTGAAATAAAGAAGGAGGCTGAAGCTCTTGAGATTGAGGATCAATTTGTTGATGAGGAGGAACTCAAAAAGGAGGCTTCTAAGACTAGTGTAGAATTGAAAGTTCTCCCTACTCACTTGAAATATGTTTTTATTGAAACTAACAATATTTCTGTAATTATTTTTGCTTACTTGACAGGTGCACAGGAACAAACGATGATGGAGATGTTGAGAAAGTAA